A genomic region of Spea bombifrons isolate aSpeBom1 chromosome 9, aSpeBom1.2.pri, whole genome shotgun sequence contains the following coding sequences:
- the TSTD1 gene encoding thiosulfate:glutathione sulfurtransferase, whose amino-acid sequence MFSVRRLAAQFFSVTGQAKIYSAGTMSAGNISCEELKKLQECGTAQVFDVRNPEEVERGKIPGAVNIPVAEFEKAFQLDPEIFEKTYKVQKPREEAENFVVHCQMGRRGAQAAQIAASLGYKRVRNLTGGYKEWAEMEGAH is encoded by the exons ATGTTCAGTGTCAGGAGGCTGGCGGCTCAGTTCTTCTCTGTAACGGGACAGGCAAAGATCTACTCAGCTGGGACCATGAGTGCAG GCAACATCTCGTGCGAGGAGCTGAAGAAGCTGCAGGAGTGCGGAACCGCGCAGGTTTTTGACGTGCGGAACCCAGAGGAGGTGGAGAGGGGCAAAATCCCCGGCGCAGTAAATATCCCCG TTGCCGAGTTTGAGAAAGCCTTCCAGCTGGACCCGGAGATCTTCGAGAAAACCTACAAGGTGCAGAAGCCCCGGGAGGAGGCCGAGAACTTCGTGGTTCACTGCCAGATGGGGCGGAGGGGCGCGCAGGCCGCGCAAATCGCTGCCTCCCTGGGGTACAAGCG TGTTCGGAACCTGACCGGCGGATACAAAGAATGGGCTGAAATGGAAGGGGCGCACTGA
- the LOC128505078 gene encoding immunoglobulin superfamily member 11-like: MRRTPLFAFLARDGASSWGPLSGGYRLLSAPHLWLLHWTLTAAVKVTVNTPSVQVARGGSAFLPCSFRTTAALNRLNIIWTVSPLQDPQRPLQVIAYEQGQIVESLSEYLGRAQFAFQPTKDASLFINQTRSSDTGTYQCTVINPPDTATPNIGLVGLTVLVPPSKPECSSEGWEAEGGSIRLHCSVQEGVPAPRFKWERIPDGQVLATSQADYFASVALNNVTRGTSGLYRCTATNQLGSQSCAVELHVQVAVLGTMGIVASVAITLVMGLVLLALFALVLILHQQSRGKWREQADDACDWVRAGDPSPQILHAAKYPDSDANPSSRGLKPIWLLTSQAGQLPTHVLYDVRHSRLSLAAASETPALGLSRYRTQDSFSESDEEESWGRSPVLSSPDAAPVLRSSMYSTNSGFLV, encoded by the exons ATGAGGAGGACGCCGCTCTTCGCGTTTCTCGCCCGGGATGGGGCAAGTTCCTGGGGTCCCCTGTCTGGGGGCTACAGACTCCTGTCTGCCCCTCACCTGTGGCTCCTTCACTGGACTCTCACAG ctgccgtgaaggtgaCGGTGAATACCCCGAGCGTCCAGGTGGCCAGAGGTGGCAGCGCCTTCTTACCCTGCTCATTTCGTACCACAGCTGCCCTCAACCGTCTGAACATCATCTGGACAGTCTCCCCGCTGCAGGACCCACAGCGCCCCCTGCAG GTCATCGCGTATGAACAGGGTCAGATTGTTGAAAGTCTGAGCGAATATTTGGGACGCGCCCAGTTTGCCTTCCAGCCGACGAAAGATGCCAGCCTCTTCATCAACCAAACACGCAGCTCGGATACCGGCACCTACCAGTGCACCGTGATTAACCCTCCAGACACTGCTACGCCCAACATCGGCCTCGTCGGACTCACTGTACTTG TTCCACCATCGAAGCCAGAATGCAGCAGCGAAGGTTGGGAAGCAGAAGGAGGCAGCATTCGTCTCCACTGCTCTGTGCAGGAAGGGGTCCCTGCCCCGAGATTTAAGTGGGAGAGAATCCCTGACGGTCAGGTTCTGGCCACCAGCCAAGCAG ATTATTTTGCCTCCGTCGCTCTCAATAACGTCACGCGGGGAACATCCGGCCTTTACCGATGCACGGCCACCAATCAGCTGGGATCGCAGTCCTGCGCTGTGGAGCTCCACGTGCAAGTTG CCGTGTTGGGGACAATGGGCATAGTTGCCAGCGTCGCCATCACCTTGGTCATGGGACTTGTGCTCCTGGCTCTCTTCGCCCTGGTGCTGATTCTCCATCAGCAGAGCCGCGGGAAATGGCGTGAACAGGCGGACGACGCGTGTGACTGGGTCCG GGCAGGAGATCCTTCTCCACAAATCCTCCATGCTGCCAAATACCCAGACAGCGACGCCAATCCATCCAGCAGGGGCCTGAAGCCTATATGGCTGCTCACAAGCCAGGCCGGCCAGCTCCCGACACACGTCCTCTACGACGTCCGACACAGCCGGCTTTCTCTGGCAGCCGCATCGGAGACACCGGCGCTCGGCCTCTCCAGGTACCGGACGCAAGATTCCTTCTCTGAAAGTGACGAAGAGGAATCCTGGGGCCGGAGCCCGGTGCTCTCCTCGCCTGATGCAGCACCCGTCCTGAGGAGCTCTATGTACTCTACAAACTCTGGCTTCTTGGTGTAA
- the USF1 gene encoding upstream stimulatory factor 1 isoform X2, whose amino-acid sequence MKGQQKAADLEEGTIRVQEVATGEDPTSVAIASIQSAATFSDPGVKYVFRTENGGAQVMYRVIQVAEGQLDGQTEGTGAISGFPAAQSMTQLPPFQAVIQGAFTSDDAGDGDTSATETHYTYFPTTVADASTSVGAAATTVVTTQNSEALLGQATSSGAGQFFVMMSPQEVLQGGSQRSIAPRTHPYSPKSEGPRATRDEKRRAQHNEVERRRRDKINNWIVQLSKIIPDCSMENTKSGQSKGGILSKACDYIQELRQSNHRLSEELQSLEQLQMDNELLRQQVEDLKNKNLILRAQLRHHGVEIIIKNDSR is encoded by the exons ATGAAGGG GCAGCAGAAAGCGGCGGATCTAGAAGAAGGAACAATCCGAGTCCAGGAAG TAGCAACAGGAGAAGATCCAACTAGCGTTGCCATCGCCAGCATCCAGTCCGCAGCCACCTTCTCCGATCCCGGGGTGAAGTACGTTTTCCGCACGGAGAATGGAGGAGCGCAG GTAATGTATCGCGTGATCCAGGTCGCAGAAGGCCAGCTCGACGGGCAGACTGAGGGCACGGGCGCCATCAGTGGATTCCCCGCTGCCCAGTCCATGACCCAG CTTCCCCCTTTCCAGGCTGTTATCCAGGGAGCTTTCACCAGTGACGATGCAGGAGATGGCGACACCTCGGCTACCGAGACTCACTACACCTACTTCCCTACAACTGTGGCCGATGCCAGTACCTCCGTGGGGGCTGCCGCGACCACCGTGGTGACCACGCAGAACAGCGAGGCTCTGCTGGGACAAGCCACGTCCTCGGGTGCAG GTCAGTTCTTCGTGATGATGTCTCCACAGGAGGTCCTGCAGGGAGGGTCTCAAAGGTCCATCGCTCCGAGGACCCACCCGTATTCCCC cAAGTCCGAAGGGCCTCGGGCGACGCGGGACGAGAAAAGACGCGCACAGCACAACGAAG TGGAACGTCGACGCAGGGACAAGATAAACAATTGGATTGTCCAGCTCTCCAAGATCATCCCCGACTGCTCCATGGAGAACACCAAGTCCGGACAG AGCAAAGGAGGCATCTTGTCCAAAGCGTGCGACTACATTCAGGAACTGCGCCAAAGCAACCACCGCCTCTCGGAGGAACTGCAGAGTCTCGAGCAACTGCAGATGGACAACGAGCTGCTCAGACAGCAG GTGGAAGATCTGAAGAATAAGAACCTCATCCTGCGGGCACAGCTTCGCCATCACGGGGTAGAAATCATTATTAAGAACGACTCTCGCTGA
- the USF1 gene encoding upstream stimulatory factor 1 isoform X3, with the protein MKGQQKAADLEEGTIRVQEGAVATGEDPTSVAIASIQSAATFSDPGVKYVFRTENGGAQVMYRVIQVAEGQLDGQTEGTGAISGFPAAQSMTQAVIQGAFTSDDAGDGDTSATETHYTYFPTTVADASTSVGAAATTVVTTQNSEALLGQATSSGAGQFFVMMSPQEVLQGGSQRSIAPRTHPYSPKSEGPRATRDEKRRAQHNEVERRRRDKINNWIVQLSKIIPDCSMENTKSGQSKGGILSKACDYIQELRQSNHRLSEELQSLEQLQMDNELLRQQVEDLKNKNLILRAQLRHHGVEIIIKNDSR; encoded by the exons ATGAAGGG GCAGCAGAAAGCGGCGGATCTAGAAGAAGGAACAATCCGAGTCCAGGAAG GTGCAGTAGCAACAGGAGAAGATCCAACTAGCGTTGCCATCGCCAGCATCCAGTCCGCAGCCACCTTCTCCGATCCCGGGGTGAAGTACGTTTTCCGCACGGAGAATGGAGGAGCGCAG GTAATGTATCGCGTGATCCAGGTCGCAGAAGGCCAGCTCGACGGGCAGACTGAGGGCACGGGCGCCATCAGTGGATTCCCCGCTGCCCAGTCCATGACCCAG GCTGTTATCCAGGGAGCTTTCACCAGTGACGATGCAGGAGATGGCGACACCTCGGCTACCGAGACTCACTACACCTACTTCCCTACAACTGTGGCCGATGCCAGTACCTCCGTGGGGGCTGCCGCGACCACCGTGGTGACCACGCAGAACAGCGAGGCTCTGCTGGGACAAGCCACGTCCTCGGGTGCAG GTCAGTTCTTCGTGATGATGTCTCCACAGGAGGTCCTGCAGGGAGGGTCTCAAAGGTCCATCGCTCCGAGGACCCACCCGTATTCCCC cAAGTCCGAAGGGCCTCGGGCGACGCGGGACGAGAAAAGACGCGCACAGCACAACGAAG TGGAACGTCGACGCAGGGACAAGATAAACAATTGGATTGTCCAGCTCTCCAAGATCATCCCCGACTGCTCCATGGAGAACACCAAGTCCGGACAG AGCAAAGGAGGCATCTTGTCCAAAGCGTGCGACTACATTCAGGAACTGCGCCAAAGCAACCACCGCCTCTCGGAGGAACTGCAGAGTCTCGAGCAACTGCAGATGGACAACGAGCTGCTCAGACAGCAG GTGGAAGATCTGAAGAATAAGAACCTCATCCTGCGGGCACAGCTTCGCCATCACGGGGTAGAAATCATTATTAAGAACGACTCTCGCTGA
- the USF1 gene encoding upstream stimulatory factor 1 isoform X1 — protein MKGQQKAADLEEGTIRVQEGAVATGEDPTSVAIASIQSAATFSDPGVKYVFRTENGGAQVMYRVIQVAEGQLDGQTEGTGAISGFPAAQSMTQLPPFQAVIQGAFTSDDAGDGDTSATETHYTYFPTTVADASTSVGAAATTVVTTQNSEALLGQATSSGAGQFFVMMSPQEVLQGGSQRSIAPRTHPYSPKSEGPRATRDEKRRAQHNEVERRRRDKINNWIVQLSKIIPDCSMENTKSGQSKGGILSKACDYIQELRQSNHRLSEELQSLEQLQMDNELLRQQVEDLKNKNLILRAQLRHHGVEIIIKNDSR, from the exons ATGAAGGG GCAGCAGAAAGCGGCGGATCTAGAAGAAGGAACAATCCGAGTCCAGGAAG GTGCAGTAGCAACAGGAGAAGATCCAACTAGCGTTGCCATCGCCAGCATCCAGTCCGCAGCCACCTTCTCCGATCCCGGGGTGAAGTACGTTTTCCGCACGGAGAATGGAGGAGCGCAG GTAATGTATCGCGTGATCCAGGTCGCAGAAGGCCAGCTCGACGGGCAGACTGAGGGCACGGGCGCCATCAGTGGATTCCCCGCTGCCCAGTCCATGACCCAG CTTCCCCCTTTCCAGGCTGTTATCCAGGGAGCTTTCACCAGTGACGATGCAGGAGATGGCGACACCTCGGCTACCGAGACTCACTACACCTACTTCCCTACAACTGTGGCCGATGCCAGTACCTCCGTGGGGGCTGCCGCGACCACCGTGGTGACCACGCAGAACAGCGAGGCTCTGCTGGGACAAGCCACGTCCTCGGGTGCAG GTCAGTTCTTCGTGATGATGTCTCCACAGGAGGTCCTGCAGGGAGGGTCTCAAAGGTCCATCGCTCCGAGGACCCACCCGTATTCCCC cAAGTCCGAAGGGCCTCGGGCGACGCGGGACGAGAAAAGACGCGCACAGCACAACGAAG TGGAACGTCGACGCAGGGACAAGATAAACAATTGGATTGTCCAGCTCTCCAAGATCATCCCCGACTGCTCCATGGAGAACACCAAGTCCGGACAG AGCAAAGGAGGCATCTTGTCCAAAGCGTGCGACTACATTCAGGAACTGCGCCAAAGCAACCACCGCCTCTCGGAGGAACTGCAGAGTCTCGAGCAACTGCAGATGGACAACGAGCTGCTCAGACAGCAG GTGGAAGATCTGAAGAATAAGAACCTCATCCTGCGGGCACAGCTTCGCCATCACGGGGTAGAAATCATTATTAAGAACGACTCTCGCTGA